The nucleotide sequence CCCTCGAATCAACAATGATGTTAGGGTCATACGGCCAAGGGGGAGCATGAGGCGTGACGGGTTCGCACCATGGCCCGTGTTTTCCCGGGTGAGGCAGCAGCTCTTTGAGGCGTAACGCGCGGCATGATTCGCATTTCGACGATCTTCATCGCCATCTGCATGGTTCTGGTCGCGGCCTCGCTCGGGCTGGTGCTCTACTCGGTCGCCGGCATCAGCGGAACCGAATCCGCCATCGTGGCGCTGACCGCGCTGACCTTCCTGATCCTCTACAACGCGGTGTCGATGCGGCTGCGCGACCGCAGCGACGTCGGCGGCCAGATCGCCGACCTCTCGCGCGGCACCGCCGACCTCGCCCGCCAGGTCGCCGAGTACGGCCGCCGGTTGGCTGCGATCGAGGGACGTATCGCCTCGTCCAATTCGACCAATTCCGACCGCATCCAGTCCGTGGTCGGCGAGATCAACGAGCTCGGCGGGCTGGTCAGGCAGCTCGCCACCACTGTGTCGGCCCATGAGGACCTGCTGGCCGGCGGCGCGCCCGTGCCGGCCCCCGCTCCGGTCGCCCGGCTGGAGCCGGAGGCACCGATCGACCTGGTCGCGCCCTTCGAGGAACGGCCGGCCGCCCCTCCTCCGCTTTCCGCACGGCCGGCACCGCCGGCAATCCAGACCCAGACCGCCCATCCGGCTCAAGCCACCAACGGCCGCAATCAGCCCCAGATGCTGGGGACGCTGCGCAACGCCATCGACGAGAATCGCATCGACATCTTCCTGCAGCCGATGGTGACGCTGCCGCAGCGCAAGGTGCGGTTCTACGAAGTGGTGACGCGCCTGCGCGACGAGCGTGACCAGCTCATCGCCGCCGAGGAGTTCATCAGCATCGCCGAGGCCTCCGGGCTGATCGGACGGATCGACAACATGGTGATGCTGCGCTGTGTGCAGGTGCTGCGCCGCCTGATGGTACGCAACAAGGATGTCGGCGTGTTCTGCAACGTCGCGGCCTCCACCCTCGGCAATTCCACCAGCTTCGCGCAGTGCCTCGACTTCCTCGAGGCCAACCGGGCGCTGGCGCCCTCGCTGGTGCTGGAGTTCAAGCAGTCGACCTTCCGCAATCTCGGCCCGGCCGAGACCGAGAATCTCGCAGCGCTGGCCCAGCGCGGCTTCCGCTTCTCGATCGACCACGTCACGGATCTGCGCATCGAGCCGCGCGAGCTGGCCGACCGCGGCGTGCGCTTCATCAAGGTGCCGGCGTCACTTCTGCTCGACCCCAGGCAGGCCTCGACCTCGGACATCCACCCCTCCGACCTCTCCGATCTGCTCGGCCGTTTCGGCATCGACCTGATCGCCGAACGGATCGAGGGCGAGCGCGCGGTGGTCGACCTGCTCGACTATGACGTGCGGTTCGGCCAGGGGTTCCTGTTCGCTCCGCCCCGGCCATTGCGGCCGGATGGGGCATCTGCTACCGGCGGGGCCTCGCCGAACCAGGCGCAGGATATTCAGGGATCCAATGGCTCCGCTTCCCCCAGCCAAGGTACGACATCTGGCGCGACGTCTTCAGCGCCTCCGCCCCAGCGCACCACCGGCAACGCGGCGCTCGCGCGCCGCATCTGATCGGTGCTGCGTATCATGACCACGCTGCATTTTGCCGAAAGCCTGCGCGAGCTCGTGGGCGGCGTCGACGTCGTGCTCAGCGACATCTGGGGCGTGGTCCACAACGGCCTGGAATCATTCCCCGACGCCTGCGAGGCGCTGCACACCTATCGCAGCCGTGGCGGTACGGTGATTCTGATCACCAATGCGCCGCGACCGGCCGACTCCGTGCAGCGGCAGTTGCGCAAGCTGGGTGTTGCGGACGAGACCTACGACGCGATCGTCTCGTCGGGCGATTTGACGCGGCTGTATGTCGCCGAGCATCCCGGAAGCAGGATGTTCTGGCTCGGACCCGAGCGCGACAACTCGATCTATCGCGGCCTCGATGCGACGACCGCGCCGCTCGAAGAGGCAGACTACATCGTCTGCACCGGCCTCTATGACGACGAGACCGAGACGGCGGAAGACTATCGCGGCATGATGCTGAAGGCGCGCGAGCGCAAGCTGACGCTGGTCTGTGCCAACCCCGACATCGTGGTGGAGCGCGGCGACCGGCTGATCTATTGCGCCGGCGCGATCGCGGAGCTCTATCGCGAGCTCGGCGGCGAGGTGATCTTCTACGGCAAGCCGCACCGGCCAATCTACGAGCGCGCGATGCGGCTGGCCGGCGAACGCCAGGGCCACCAGATCGACCGGAAGAAAGTGCTGGCGATCGGCGATTCCGTCCGCACTGACCTCACCGGAGCGCGCGAGTTCGGCATCGACTGCCTGTTCGTCACCCGCGGCATCCATGCCGAGGAGTTCGAGGGCCTCGACCAGCTCGATCCCAAGTCGGTGTTGGAATTATTCGGCCACCCGCCGAAGGCGCTGATGCGCGAATTGAAGTGGTGAGCTCCGTCGTTCCGGAGGAATGACGACGAACGCAGAAAGCCCGGGACGAGCCCGGGCTTTCCAAATTCAGTTGATGGCTTCGAAGCGCGGCTTACGCGCTCGCCATGTCCGGGAAGACCGCCTCGATCTTGGTCTTCAGCGTCGCCGCGTTGAACGGCTTGACGATGTAGTTGTTCACGCCGGCCTTCTTGGCCGCGATCACGTTCTCGGTCTTCGATTCCGCCGTGATCATGATGAAGGGCGTGGTGGCAAGGTTCGGATCCGCGCGCACTTCGCGCAGCAGGTCGTAGCCCGTCATCGGCTCCATGTTCCAGTCGGAGATCACGAGCCCGTACTTCTTGCCGCGCATCTTGTTCAGCGCCGCCGAACCGTCGCTGGCATCATCGATATTCTCGAAGCCAAGCTGCTTCAGGAGATTCCTGATGATACGGATCATGGTGCTGTAGTCGTCAACCACCAGAACCGACATCGACAAATCAACCGCCATCTCGACTCCCCCAACGCAAACCCAGGAAATATTACGATCGGACCCGCCGGGGCTCTGGCCCCGCTGTTCCACGTTTCAAGAACTAGCACCAAGGCGTTAAACAGCGCGTTAATCGCGGGCGCCTCCGAAGGACTGAAATCGCGTTCAATGCGGCCGTCCCCTGCCGCTTGACTTCATCCGGCGGGTCAAGCCACGGTCCGGACCGGTCCTGCCGCTTCGAGAATTTCCCTGATGGCCCCGCATTTTACCGTTATCCGCGACACCACGCAGGATTCCGCGATTTTAAGGGGCGCCGTGGTCGCCATGGGCAATTTCGACGGCGTTCATCTCGGCCATCGCGCGGTGATCGCGGCGGCCCTGGAAATGGGCCGGGCGCATGGCCGCCCTGCGCTGGCGTTGACCTTCGAGCCGCATCCGCGGCGGTTTTTCAGCCCGAACACCCCGCAATTCCGCCTGACGGACGAGCGGGCCAAGCTGCGGCTCCTGGCCGGGACCGGGCTGGACGGCGCCGTGATCATGACCTTCGACAAGGCGCGGGCTGGGACCAGCGCGCAAGACTTCATTCACCATGACCTGATCGGACGCCTCGGCATCAGCGGGATCGCGGTCGGCTACGACTTCCATTTCGGCAAGGGACGGGTCGGCTCCCCCAGCCTGCTGGTCAACGAGGCGCCCCGGCTCGGCATCGAGGTCGACGTGCAGCCGCATGTCGATATCGACGAGCGGCCGGTCTCCTCCAGCGCGATCCGGATCGCGCTGGCCGAGGGCCTGCTCGACGAGGCCACCACCATGCTGGGCGCGCCCTGGTTCGTCACCGGCGAGGTGATCCATGGCGAGAAGCGCGGCCGCGACCTCGGCTATCCCACCGCCAATATCCGCCTCGATGCCAATTGCGGCCTCAAGCACGGCATCTATGCGGTGCGGGTCGGCCGCGGCACCGAGCGCCTGGACGGGGTGGCAAGCTTCGGCCGCCGCCCGACCTTCGACAATGGCGCCCCGCTGCTGGAGATCTTCCTGTTCGACTTCAAGGGCGACCTCTACGGGCAGGCGCTCGACTGCGCCTTCGTCGGCTTCATCCGCGAGGAGCTGAAATTCGACAGTCTGGAGGCCCTGATCCGCCAGATGGACGACGATTCCGCCCGCGCCCGCGCCATGCTGGCGGCCGCCCCGGACGCATTTCCGCGGCTTGGCGTGATCGATTGACGCCGAAAACCGGCCCCGCCGAACCTTTTGCGCTTCTACCTTTTGCGCTTCCTTTGGCCCCCTGCTATGGAGGGCCCATGTTTGCGCGGCGCATCATAGGAATTAGCGGCCCGGCTTCCGCCTGAGCCTTCGGCTCGGCGCAAGACCGGGATTTTGTCGTTTCACCCCGCGATTCCGCATCGCCATCCGTTCCCGCGCCCTTCCGAGCCAGTCAGCCCCATGTCCGAAAAGCCGCAAAAGTCCCAAAAGTCTGAAGCCAAAGACTATTCGAAGACCCTTTATCTGCCGCAGACGGATTTCCCGATGCGCGCCGGCCTGCCGCAGCGCGAGCCGGAGATCCTCAAGCGCTGGTACGAGACCGGCCTCTACGAGAAGCTGCGCCAGAGCGCCCGCGGCCGCGCCAAGTTCGTGCTGCATGACGGTCCGCCCTACGCCAACGGCAACATCCATATCGGCACGGCGCTGAACAAGATCCTGAAGGACCTCGTCACCAAGAGCCAGCAGATGCTCGGCTTCGATTCCAACTACGTGCCCGGCTGGGACTGCCACGGCCTGCCGATCGAGTGGAAGGTCGAGGAGGAGCATTATCGCAAGAAGGGCAAGCAGAAGCCCGACTTCCGCGACAGTGCCGCGATGATCGATTTCCGAAAAGAGTGCCGCGCCTACGCGACGCACTGGCTCGGCGTGCAGCGCGAGGAGTTCAAGCGTCTCGGCGTGATCGGCGATTGGGACCATCCCTACGCCACCATGAGCTTTCCGGCCGAAGCCCAGATCGCGCGCGAGCTGATGAAGTTCGCCGCCAACGGCACGCTCTATCGCGGCTCCAAGCCGGTGATGTGGAGCGTGGTCGAGAAGACCGCGCTGGCCGAGGCCGAGGTCGAATACGAGGACTACACGTCCGACATGGTCTGGGTGAAATTCCCGGTCACCTCGCCCGCGCATGGTGCGCTCGCCTCCGCAAGCGTCGTGATCTGGACCACCACGCCCTGGACGCTGCCCGGCAATCGCGCCATCTCGTTCTCGCCGAAGATCGCCTATGGCCTGTACAAGGTCACGGATGCACCCGCCGACAATTGGACCAAGAGCGGCGACCTGCTGATCCTCGCCGACGCGCTCGCTGAAGAAGTCTTCAAGCAGGCGCGCGTGACGGCCTACGAGAAGGTCCGCGACGTCCCCGGCGACACCATGGACGCGATCGAATGCGCCCATCCGCTGAAGGGCCTTGCCGGCGGCTACGACTTCATTGTGCCGCTGTTTTCAGGCGACCACGTCACCGACGACACCGGCACCGGCTTCGTGCACACCGCGCCCAGCCACGGCCGC is from Bradyrhizobium xenonodulans and encodes:
- a CDS encoding EAL domain-containing protein; amino-acid sequence: MIRISTIFIAICMVLVAASLGLVLYSVAGISGTESAIVALTALTFLILYNAVSMRLRDRSDVGGQIADLSRGTADLARQVAEYGRRLAAIEGRIASSNSTNSDRIQSVVGEINELGGLVRQLATTVSAHEDLLAGGAPVPAPAPVARLEPEAPIDLVAPFEERPAAPPPLSARPAPPAIQTQTAHPAQATNGRNQPQMLGTLRNAIDENRIDIFLQPMVTLPQRKVRFYEVVTRLRDERDQLIAAEEFISIAEASGLIGRIDNMVMLRCVQVLRRLMVRNKDVGVFCNVAASTLGNSTSFAQCLDFLEANRALAPSLVLEFKQSTFRNLGPAETENLAALAQRGFRFSIDHVTDLRIEPRELADRGVRFIKVPASLLLDPRQASTSDIHPSDLSDLLGRFGIDLIAERIEGERAVVDLLDYDVRFGQGFLFAPPRPLRPDGASATGGASPNQAQDIQGSNGSASPSQGTTSGATSSAPPPQRTTGNAALARRI
- a CDS encoding TIGR01459 family HAD-type hydrolase; this encodes MTTLHFAESLRELVGGVDVVLSDIWGVVHNGLESFPDACEALHTYRSRGGTVILITNAPRPADSVQRQLRKLGVADETYDAIVSSGDLTRLYVAEHPGSRMFWLGPERDNSIYRGLDATTAPLEEADYIVCTGLYDDETETAEDYRGMMLKARERKLTLVCANPDIVVERGDRLIYCAGAIAELYRELGGEVIFYGKPHRPIYERAMRLAGERQGHQIDRKKVLAIGDSVRTDLTGAREFGIDCLFVTRGIHAEEFEGLDQLDPKSVLELFGHPPKALMRELKW
- a CDS encoding response regulator is translated as MAVDLSMSVLVVDDYSTMIRIIRNLLKQLGFENIDDASDGSAALNKMRGKKYGLVISDWNMEPMTGYDLLREVRADPNLATTPFIMITAESKTENVIAAKKAGVNNYIVKPFNAATLKTKIEAVFPDMASA
- a CDS encoding bifunctional riboflavin kinase/FAD synthetase; translation: MAPHFTVIRDTTQDSAILRGAVVAMGNFDGVHLGHRAVIAAALEMGRAHGRPALALTFEPHPRRFFSPNTPQFRLTDERAKLRLLAGTGLDGAVIMTFDKARAGTSAQDFIHHDLIGRLGISGIAVGYDFHFGKGRVGSPSLLVNEAPRLGIEVDVQPHVDIDERPVSSSAIRIALAEGLLDEATTMLGAPWFVTGEVIHGEKRGRDLGYPTANIRLDANCGLKHGIYAVRVGRGTERLDGVASFGRRPTFDNGAPLLEIFLFDFKGDLYGQALDCAFVGFIREELKFDSLEALIRQMDDDSARARAMLAAAPDAFPRLGVID